From the genome of Chania multitudinisentens RB-25, one region includes:
- the ilvN gene encoding acetolactate synthase small subunit, with protein sequence MKRRILSVLLENESGALSRVVGLFSQRGYNIESLTVAPTDDPTLSRMTIQTVGDEKVLEQIEKQLHKLIDVLRVSELVQGSHVEREIMLVKLQASGYGREEVKRSTDIFRGQIVDVTSSLYTVQLAGTSDKLDAFLNTVREVAEIVEVARSGIVGVSRGDKIMR encoded by the coding sequence ATGAAGCGCCGTATTTTATCTGTATTACTGGAAAACGAATCCGGTGCGTTGTCACGCGTGGTCGGGTTGTTCTCCCAGCGTGGTTATAACATCGAAAGCCTGACGGTGGCACCGACCGATGATCCTACGTTGTCCCGTATGACGATTCAGACCGTTGGCGATGAAAAAGTGTTGGAGCAGATTGAAAAGCAACTGCATAAACTGATCGATGTATTGCGCGTCAGCGAACTGGTTCAAGGGTCGCACGTTGAGCGTGAAATCATGCTGGTGAAGTTACAGGCCAGCGGCTACGGGCGCGAAGAAGTGAAGCGTAGCACGGATATTTTTCGTGGCCAGATTGTTGATGTCACCTCTTCGCTTTACACCGTTCAGCTGGCCGGGACCAGTGACAAACTGGATGCTTTCCTCAACACAGTACGTGAAGTGGCAGAAATTGTTGAAGTAGCGCGTTCAGGGATTGTTGGTGTGTCACGCGGTGATAAAATCATGCGCTAA